The Sagittula sp. P11 genome window below encodes:
- the purS gene encoding phosphoribosylformylglycinamidine synthase subunit PurS → MKVRVFVMLKTGVLDPQGEAVRHALGALGFDGVQGVRQGKVIELELADGTSEATVTEMCEKLLANTVIESYRIEML, encoded by the coding sequence ATGAAGGTGCGCGTGTTCGTGATGCTCAAGACCGGGGTTCTGGATCCGCAGGGCGAGGCGGTGCGCCACGCGCTTGGCGCCCTCGGCTTCGACGGCGTGCAGGGCGTGCGCCAGGGCAAGGTCATCGAGCTGGAGCTGGCCGACGGCACGTCCGAGGCGACCGTGACCGAGATGTGCGAGAAGCTGCTCGCCAACACGGTGATCGAGAGCTACCGGATCGAGATGCTCTGA
- a CDS encoding right-handed parallel beta-helix repeat-containing protein produces MPQIARRAAALWLLLAATAVPAQEGPAAFDPADFGRIVIQPRQSAGGPVLEQAFGNYQNEPVIGYGAASPVVRLGRPVGRLDMKFRDGRTGFCTAFLVGGGHILTNHHCVQGMDGDPAGADSGLEAAQLVLGYVDPGNVEQVELFEVAAEIVETSRALDYSVLTVRGAPEDRYGIMELADADPESGEFLWIIGHPQGQAQHISREGCAAATPAVSREGKLMHSCDTLGGNSGSPVMRLTDKRVVGLHHAGDSRSGYNMAIPMRAILAASTVLRAADGTGTPQPPATPDGAQCSTLWQEARRVGCAGYEAYLDACGGHVFAGMARRQAARECTQAGPARTPQAPGALVVDAAGGGGYTDLAQALRAASEGAVIELYPGTYRGGIEVSRPLSIVGRGAPGEVVLLAEGSPAVVWTATGGGMDGITIRHRDSASAAVEVTRGALTLERTTIDSDGLAAVRLRDDRGSVLRRNTVLAGAARGILVEGGAPVVEDNEVRGAHLAGFEAGRDARPEVRGNAFLDGRGSGILVTAGGGGVYEDNRIEGNGLAGIELVASARPDVRGNVIRGGGQSGIMVTDGATARIEGNRISGTAMAGVEIREGAAPEVFGNDIRDGAQSGIYVHSGGGGVLQDNHLDGNAFHGLSVKGRGRLIVRGNTFRGNVHAAIRIREGGGGTYEANDLAGNAGGGFVIEPDAGTVLRQGNRE; encoded by the coding sequence ATGCCGCAGATCGCCCGCCGCGCCGCCGCCCTCTGGCTCCTCCTCGCGGCCACGGCCGTCCCGGCGCAGGAGGGGCCCGCCGCCTTCGATCCGGCGGACTTCGGGCGCATCGTGATCCAGCCGCGGCAGAGCGCGGGCGGCCCGGTGCTGGAACAGGCCTTCGGCAACTACCAGAACGAGCCGGTGATCGGCTACGGCGCCGCCAGCCCGGTGGTGCGGCTCGGGCGGCCCGTGGGGCGGCTCGACATGAAGTTCCGCGATGGCAGGACCGGCTTCTGCACCGCCTTCCTTGTCGGCGGCGGGCACATCCTGACCAACCACCACTGCGTGCAGGGGATGGACGGCGATCCGGCCGGGGCGGACAGCGGGCTCGAGGCGGCGCAACTTGTGCTGGGCTACGTCGACCCCGGCAATGTCGAGCAGGTCGAGTTGTTCGAGGTCGCCGCCGAGATCGTGGAGACCAGCCGCGCGCTCGATTACTCCGTCCTGACGGTGCGCGGCGCGCCCGAAGACCGTTACGGCATCATGGAGCTGGCCGATGCCGATCCCGAAAGCGGCGAGTTCCTCTGGATCATCGGCCACCCGCAGGGGCAGGCGCAGCACATCTCGCGCGAGGGGTGCGCGGCGGCGACGCCAGCGGTGTCGCGCGAAGGCAAGCTCATGCACTCCTGCGACACGCTCGGCGGCAACTCCGGCTCGCCGGTCATGCGGCTGACCGACAAGCGGGTCGTCGGGCTGCACCACGCGGGCGACAGCCGCAGCGGTTATAACATGGCGATCCCGATGCGCGCGATCCTCGCCGCCAGCACGGTGCTGCGCGCCGCGGACGGCACAGGCACGCCGCAGCCGCCCGCCACGCCGGACGGGGCGCAGTGCAGCACTCTCTGGCAAGAGGCGCGCAGGGTGGGTTGCGCGGGTTACGAGGCCTATCTGGATGCCTGCGGCGGCCATGTCTTCGCCGGGATGGCGCGGCGGCAGGCGGCGCGGGAGTGCACGCAGGCCGGGCCAGCGCGGACGCCTCAAGCCCCCGGTGCGCTGGTGGTCGATGCGGCGGGCGGCGGTGGCTACACCGATCTGGCCCAGGCCCTTCGCGCCGCCTCCGAGGGCGCGGTGATCGAGCTTTACCCCGGCACCTATCGCGGCGGGATCGAGGTCTCCCGCCCGCTTTCCATCGTCGGGCGGGGCGCGCCGGGCGAGGTGGTGCTCCTCGCCGAAGGCAGCCCGGCGGTGGTCTGGACGGCCACGGGCGGCGGCATGGACGGCATCACGATCCGCCACCGGGACAGCGCCTCGGCGGCGGTGGAGGTGACGCGCGGCGCCCTGACGCTGGAGCGCACGACCATCGACAGCGACGGTCTGGCAGCGGTGCGCCTGCGCGACGACCGGGGCTCGGTCCTGCGCCGCAACACGGTTCTCGCGGGCGCGGCGCGGGGCATTCTCGTGGAGGGCGGCGCGCCTGTCGTCGAGGATAACGAGGTCCGGGGCGCACATCTTGCGGGGTTCGAGGCGGGCCGCGATGCCCGGCCGGAGGTGCGCGGCAACGCCTTCCTCGACGGGCGCGGGTCCGGCATCCTCGTGACCGCGGGCGGCGGCGGTGTTTACGAGGACAACCGGATCGAGGGCAACGGGCTTGCGGGCATCGAACTGGTGGCCAGCGCCCGGCCCGATGTGCGCGGCAACGTCATCCGCGGCGGCGGGCAGAGCGGCATCATGGTCACCGATGGCGCCACCGCCCGGATCGAGGGCAACCGCATCTCCGGCACCGCCATGGCCGGGGTGGAGATCCGCGAGGGCGCCGCACCCGAGGTCTTCGGCAACGACATCCGCGACGGCGCGCAATCGGGCATCTACGTGCATTCCGGCGGCGGCGGCGTCCTTCAGGACAACCATCTGGACGGCAACGCCTTTCACGGGCTCTCGGTCAAGGGCAGGGGCCGGCTGATCGTGCGCGGCAACACCTTCCGGGGCAATGTCCACGCCGCGATCCGCATCCGGGAGGGCGGCGGCGGCACCTATGAGGCCAACGATCTGGCGGGCAACGCGGGCGGCGGTTTCGTCATCGAACCCGACGCAGGGACCGTCCTGCGGCAGGGCAACCGCGAATGA
- the purC gene encoding phosphoribosylaminoimidazolesuccinocarboxamide synthase, with product MARRKKIYEGKAKILYEGPEPGTIVQYFKDDATAFNAQKKDVIEGKGVLNNRLSEFFMTGLNNVGVPTHFIKRLNMREQLVRAVEIIPLEIIVRNYAAGSLSKRLGIEEGTALPRPIVEYCYKDDKLGDPLVTEEHIAAFGWASQQDMDDILALALRVNDYLSGLMYGVGIKLVDFKIEIGRVYDGDYQRLIVADEISPDSCRLWDLETGQKLDKDVFRQDLGNLADAYTEVARRLGVMPKQSTHMAKPKLIN from the coding sequence ATGGCACGCCGCAAGAAGATTTACGAAGGCAAGGCGAAGATCCTGTACGAAGGCCCGGAACCGGGCACGATCGTCCAGTATTTCAAGGACGACGCCACCGCCTTCAACGCGCAGAAGAAGGACGTGATCGAGGGCAAGGGCGTGCTGAACAACCGCCTGAGCGAGTTCTTCATGACCGGCCTCAACAACGTCGGTGTGCCCACGCACTTCATCAAGCGGCTCAACATGCGCGAACAGCTCGTCCGCGCCGTCGAGATCATCCCGCTCGAGATCATCGTGCGCAACTACGCCGCGGGCTCGCTCTCGAAACGCCTCGGCATCGAGGAGGGCACGGCCCTTCCCCGTCCGATCGTGGAATACTGCTACAAGGACGACAAGCTGGGCGACCCGCTGGTCACCGAAGAGCACATCGCCGCCTTCGGCTGGGCCAGCCAGCAGGACATGGACGACATCCTCGCCCTTGCTCTGCGGGTGAACGACTACCTTTCCGGCCTGATGTACGGCGTGGGCATCAAGCTCGTCGACTTCAAGATCGAGATCGGGCGGGTCTACGACGGCGATTACCAGCGGCTGATCGTGGCGGACGAGATCTCGCCCGATTCGTGCCGTCTGTGGGATCTCGAAACCGGCCAGAAGCTCGACAAGGACGTGTTCCGCCAGGACCTGGGCAACCTTGCCGACGCCTATACCGAGGTGGCGCGCCGTCTGGGTGTCATGCCGAAGCAAAGCACGCACATGGCAAAGCCCAAGCTGATCAACTGA
- a CDS encoding DUF1476 domain-containing protein, whose product MTTFDDRENAFENKYAHDQQMQFKAEARTNKLLGLWAAELLGKTGDDANAYAIEVVKADFEEAGHDDVIRKVVADLGDKATEDEIRAKRSALVAVAKDQIMKEAD is encoded by the coding sequence ATGACCACCTTCGATGACCGCGAGAACGCGTTCGAGAACAAGTACGCCCACGACCAGCAGATGCAGTTCAAGGCCGAGGCGCGCACCAACAAGCTTCTGGGCCTCTGGGCCGCGGAACTCCTGGGCAAGACCGGCGACGACGCCAATGCCTATGCCATCGAGGTCGTGAAGGCGGATTTCGAGGAAGCGGGCCATGACGACGTGATCCGCAAGGTCGTGGCCGATCTGGGCGACAAGGCGACCGAGGACGAGATCCGCGCCAAGCGCTCCGCCCTCGTGGCCGTCGCCAAGGACCAGATCATGAAAGAGGCCGACTGA
- a CDS encoding phosphatidylglycerol lysyltransferase domain-containing protein — protein sequence MNSIFLRAPDAVRRVLPLVLGLVLAGVLWQKAQSLDWAAVSEAFTSIAPWRWVGAALAAAVSFWAVAQYDVTAHRHFRTGRPDRAARRAGATAIAVGQTTGFGPAVGAALRWRLMPGLGRGTVLRITGFVTLGFFAAWGVIALTLAVPVLAGRAWLGLLLLPLALAAVSALLFTLPRPTLFGRQVELPSIPAFLHMVALAGCDVFFAGLALDLMLPPEIAPPLPVLIATFTLALGAGMIGGTPGGVGPFELALVTLLPGTATPELAAALIAFRMVYYAVPCILGAAYALLSPPQRQRAAVPLRPRLSLGPRAELPIAAQADHRAIATLQSEGTALRTPQTLTLFLGAVEGPLAPLLPALRRAARDENRLPCLYKLTARDAVTARRAGWQMAAFAVEAVIDTARHDLSGPDHRQLRRFLRKAEGAGLTFGPIAAPDWARLTEIHCAWEDSHGAERGLTMGRFCPLYLSDKPLFGAWHKGRLIAFTSWLQTGGALSLDLVRHEAETPQGTMHGLVQAVIAHARAQGIAEVSLAALPHPALPGRLKDCAGLTRFKASFAPRWRPLYISAPDAVQLALAAADIRRAIVYPAPLRRSTHDLWSLDALVDARPDAALPACRRAS from the coding sequence GTGAACAGCATCTTTCTGCGCGCACCGGATGCGGTGCGCCGGGTACTTCCCCTTGTCCTGGGCCTCGTGCTGGCCGGGGTGCTCTGGCAGAAGGCGCAGTCGCTGGACTGGGCCGCCGTCAGCGAGGCCTTCACCTCCATCGCGCCCTGGCGCTGGGTGGGGGCCGCGCTGGCCGCCGCCGTCAGTTTCTGGGCCGTGGCGCAGTACGACGTGACCGCGCACCGGCATTTCCGCACCGGGCGCCCGGACCGGGCGGCGCGGCGCGCCGGGGCCACCGCCATCGCCGTGGGCCAGACCACCGGCTTCGGGCCTGCGGTGGGCGCGGCGCTGCGCTGGCGGCTGATGCCCGGCCTCGGGCGCGGCACCGTGCTGCGCATCACCGGCTTCGTCACGCTGGGCTTCTTCGCGGCCTGGGGGGTGATCGCGCTGACGCTGGCCGTGCCCGTGCTGGCCGGGCGGGCCTGGCTGGGCCTTCTCCTCCTGCCGCTGGCGCTGGCCGCCGTCTCTGCCCTGCTCTTCACCCTTCCGCGCCCGACCCTGTTCGGCAGGCAGGTTGAGCTGCCCAGCATCCCCGCCTTCCTGCACATGGTCGCGCTCGCGGGCTGCGACGTGTTCTTTGCCGGGCTGGCGCTGGACCTGATGCTGCCGCCTGAGATCGCGCCGCCGCTGCCGGTGTTGATCGCCACCTTCACCCTCGCCCTCGGTGCCGGGATGATCGGCGGCACGCCCGGCGGCGTCGGCCCGTTCGAACTGGCGCTGGTGACGCTCCTGCCCGGCACCGCCACGCCGGAACTGGCCGCCGCGCTGATCGCCTTCCGCATGGTCTATTACGCCGTGCCCTGCATCCTCGGCGCCGCCTATGCGCTGCTGTCCCCGCCGCAGCGCCAGCGCGCCGCCGTGCCGCTCAGGCCCCGGTTGTCGCTTGGACCGCGGGCCGAGCTGCCCATCGCCGCGCAGGCCGATCACCGCGCCATCGCCACCCTGCAGTCCGAGGGCACGGCCCTGCGCACGCCGCAGACGCTGACGCTGTTCCTCGGCGCGGTGGAGGGGCCGCTGGCGCCGCTCCTGCCCGCGCTGCGCCGCGCCGCCCGGGACGAGAACCGCCTGCCCTGCCTCTACAAGCTGACCGCGCGCGACGCGGTGACCGCCCGCCGCGCCGGCTGGCAGATGGCCGCCTTCGCCGTGGAGGCGGTGATCGACACCGCCCGCCACGACCTCTCCGGCCCCGATCACCGCCAGCTTCGACGCTTCCTGCGCAAGGCCGAGGGGGCCGGGCTGACCTTCGGCCCGATTGCCGCCCCCGACTGGGCGCGCCTGACCGAGATCCACTGCGCCTGGGAAGACAGCCACGGCGCCGAACGCGGGCTGACCATGGGCCGCTTCTGCCCGCTCTACCTGTCGGACAAGCCGCTCTTCGGGGCCTGGCACAAGGGCCGCCTCATCGCCTTCACAAGCTGGCTGCAGACCGGCGGCGCGCTCAGCCTCGACCTCGTCCGGCACGAGGCCGAGACCCCGCAGGGCACCATGCACGGGCTGGTGCAGGCGGTCATCGCCCACGCCCGCGCCCAGGGGATCGCAGAGGTGAGCCTCGCCGCCCTGCCCCATCCCGCGCTGCCGGGACGGCTGAAGGACTGCGCCGGGCTCACCCGCTTCAAGGCCAGCTTCGCGCCGCGCTGGCGGCCGCTCTACATCAGCGCGCCGGACGCGGTGCAGCTGGCGCTCGCCGCCGCCGACATCCGCCGCGCCATCGTGTACCCCGCGCCGCTCCGCCGCAGCACGCACGACCTCTGGTCGCTCGACGCGCTGGTCGACGCACGGCCCGACGCGGCGCTCCCCGCCTGCCGCCGCGCCAGCTAA
- a CDS encoding DMT family transporter has product MNDTLRGCLWMTGAIASFTTMAVAGRAVSLDLDTFEIMLFRSVIGIVIVLSVASLARTRHQITTRSMHLHAVRNVCHFAGQNLWFYSITVIPLAQVFALEFTLPFWVMLMSPLILGERLTKNRILAAAAGFIGILIVTRPAPDTLQFGQLTAALAAIGFAGSAVFTRLLTRTESITCILFWLTVMQAVFGLVCAGFDGDISFPQAESWPWVVVIACAGLVAHFCLTTALSLAPATVVMPIDFARLPVIALVGALLYAEPLDPFVLIGAAIIFSANYLNIRYETRANRAEAVSRAPG; this is encoded by the coding sequence ATGAACGATACACTGCGCGGCTGCCTCTGGATGACAGGGGCAATCGCTTCCTTCACGACCATGGCCGTCGCCGGGCGCGCCGTCAGCCTCGACCTCGACACCTTCGAGATCATGCTCTTCCGGTCGGTGATCGGCATCGTCATCGTGCTGTCGGTCGCAAGCCTCGCCCGCACCCGCCACCAGATCACCACCCGGTCGATGCACCTGCACGCCGTGCGCAACGTCTGCCACTTCGCCGGGCAGAACCTGTGGTTCTACTCGATCACCGTGATCCCGCTGGCGCAGGTCTTCGCGCTGGAATTCACCCTGCCGTTCTGGGTCATGCTCATGAGCCCGCTGATCCTGGGCGAGCGGCTGACGAAGAACCGCATCCTCGCCGCCGCGGCGGGCTTCATCGGCATCCTGATCGTCACCCGCCCGGCGCCCGACACGCTCCAGTTCGGCCAGCTCACCGCGGCACTCGCGGCCATAGGCTTTGCCGGGTCGGCGGTCTTCACCCGCCTGCTGACCCGCACCGAAAGCATCACCTGCATCCTCTTCTGGCTGACCGTGATGCAGGCGGTGTTCGGCCTCGTCTGCGCGGGCTTCGACGGCGACATCTCCTTCCCGCAGGCCGAAAGCTGGCCCTGGGTCGTGGTCATCGCCTGCGCCGGGCTCGTGGCGCACTTCTGCCTGACCACCGCGCTCTCGCTGGCACCGGCGACCGTCGTCATGCCCATCGACTTCGCCCGCCTGCCGGTGATCGCGCTGGTCGGCGCGCTGCTCTATGCCGAGCCGCTCGATCCCTTCGTGCTGATCGGCGCGGCGATCATCTTCAGCGCCAACTACCTCAACATCCGCTACGAAACGCGCGCCAACCGTGCCGAGGCCGTGAGCCGCGCCCCCGGTTAA
- a CDS encoding outer membrane protein transport protein has protein sequence MKTLATGAALLALGTTSAYAAGLDRSNQGISSIFDADGTTTLSFGVVVPHLSGEDISGGGSYDAGVTYSQGSVTFTKDAGEKFNFSVIFDHPYGVDIDYDSDPLTTMLGGTTADLNSVAATFVGRYKISDRISVFAGMGVQRIDASVDLNGQAYAQAISAAGTARVFNGAIAGTGLQPVTAQEVGGAAAAANAGNFAPIAALNARYAATGNPTAGNTLVSSFASAVGGFNATGGYSFDMDATTEPNYLIGAAYEIPEIGLRVSGTYRFETEHEADTVESVYGITTNGTVEFVTPRSFNLEAQTGIAEGTLLTASYRWVEYSAVDLVPTFLQSDLVNLDDQERYTLGVARRFSDKLAGSATLIYEPETGDLVSPLGPTNGLKGISLGGRWTDGALQVSGGVNYSWLGDATAEVAGRPVANFSDNHAVGIGISAKLTF, from the coding sequence ATGAAAACACTCGCAACCGGGGCAGCCTTGCTGGCCCTCGGCACCACATCCGCATACGCAGCCGGACTCGACCGCTCGAACCAGGGCATCTCGTCGATCTTCGACGCGGACGGGACCACGACGCTCAGCTTCGGCGTCGTCGTACCGCACCTGTCCGGTGAGGACATCTCCGGAGGCGGCAGCTACGACGCCGGCGTGACCTACTCGCAGGGCAGCGTCACCTTCACCAAGGACGCGGGCGAGAAGTTCAACTTCTCGGTGATCTTCGATCATCCGTATGGCGTCGACATCGACTACGACAGCGACCCGCTGACCACGATGCTGGGCGGCACCACCGCCGACCTGAACTCCGTCGCGGCCACCTTCGTCGGGCGCTACAAGATCAGCGACCGCATCAGCGTCTTCGCGGGCATGGGCGTGCAGCGCATCGACGCCTCCGTCGACCTGAACGGCCAGGCCTATGCGCAGGCGATCTCTGCCGCAGGAACCGCGCGCGTCTTCAACGGGGCGATCGCCGGAACCGGCCTGCAGCCCGTCACCGCACAGGAGGTCGGCGGCGCCGCCGCGGCCGCCAACGCCGGGAACTTCGCGCCGATTGCCGCGCTGAACGCGCGTTACGCGGCCACCGGCAACCCGACCGCCGGCAACACGCTGGTGTCGAGCTTCGCCTCGGCCGTGGGCGGCTTCAACGCCACCGGCGGCTACAGCTTCGACATGGACGCCACGACGGAGCCGAACTACCTGATCGGCGCCGCCTACGAGATCCCGGAAATCGGCCTGCGCGTCTCCGGCACCTACCGCTTCGAGACCGAGCACGAGGCCGACACGGTGGAGAGCGTCTACGGCATCACCACCAACGGAACGGTCGAATTCGTGACGCCGCGCAGCTTCAACCTCGAAGCGCAGACCGGCATCGCCGAGGGCACGCTGCTGACCGCCTCCTACCGCTGGGTGGAGTATTCCGCGGTCGATCTCGTGCCGACCTTCCTGCAGTCCGACCTCGTGAACCTCGACGACCAAGAGCGTTACACCCTCGGCGTCGCGCGCCGCTTCTCTGACAAGCTGGCGGGCTCCGCCACGCTGATCTACGAACCCGAGACCGGAGACCTCGTTTCCCCCCTCGGGCCGACCAACGGGCTGAAGGGCATCTCGCTCGGCGGCCGCTGGACCGACGGCGCGCTGCAGGTTTCGGGCGGGGTCAACTACTCCTGGCTGGGCGACGCCACCGCAGAGGTCGCAGGCCGTCCCGTGGCGAACTTCTCCGACAACCACGCAGTCGGCATCGGCATCTCGGCCAAGCTGACCTTCTGA
- a CDS encoding AAA family ATPase, with protein MSERFILLTGCSGGGKSTLLDALGEAGFATVPEPGRRIVAEEMAGDGRALPWVDMKAFAGRAVAMARADLEAARHLDGTVFFDRGLVDAAVALAHAGGPSVRETLGDAQAYAEQVLVVPPWPEIFAGDAERRHGFDAAVAEHERIIGALGDLGYRVLEVPRVPVPERVAFVLRACGADQE; from the coding sequence GTGAGTGAGAGGTTCATCCTGCTGACGGGCTGTTCGGGCGGCGGGAAGTCGACGCTGTTGGACGCCCTTGGCGAGGCGGGTTTTGCGACCGTGCCCGAGCCGGGGCGGCGCATCGTGGCGGAGGAGATGGCGGGCGACGGGAGGGCCTTGCCCTGGGTCGACATGAAGGCCTTTGCCGGGCGGGCGGTGGCGATGGCGCGGGCCGACCTGGAGGCCGCGCGCCACCTCGACGGGACGGTCTTCTTCGACCGGGGGCTGGTCGACGCGGCGGTTGCGCTGGCGCATGCCGGCGGTCCGTCCGTGCGGGAGACGCTGGGCGACGCGCAGGCCTATGCGGAGCAGGTGCTTGTCGTGCCGCCCTGGCCGGAGATCTTTGCCGGAGATGCCGAGCGCCGGCACGGATTCGATGCGGCGGTGGCGGAACATGAGCGTATAATCGGTGCCCTCGGCGATCTTGGGTACAGGGTGCTTGAGGTGCCGCGCGTGCCGGTGCCGGAACGGGTGGCGTTCGTGTTGCGGGCGTGCGGGGCGGATCAGGAGTGA
- a CDS encoding DMT family transporter, whose protein sequence is MTQTSLSTRAWAELLLLALIWGGSFLAIRTALDEIGPLTSVLLRTGLAAAVLWPVVLWRRLPLPRNARTWGALLVMGCLNNAIPFSLMAWGQLHIPTGLTSILNATTAIFGVLVAALVFADERLTARKATGVALGFAGVVTAIGPQDLLKIDPGSLAQLAVVAGTLSYACASAWARARLGKLPPLVNACGMLTGATLVMAPLALAAEGIPDLALTAKGWTGVLYYALVATAFAYLLYYRVLAMAGAGNLLLVTLLIPPVAIVLGAWARDETLAPTAYAGLGLLAAGLMVLDGRVLGFDAPSRRA, encoded by the coding sequence ATGACCCAGACCTCGCTCTCCACCCGCGCGTGGGCCGAACTCCTTCTCCTCGCGCTGATCTGGGGCGGCTCCTTCCTCGCCATCCGCACCGCGCTGGACGAGATCGGACCGCTCACCTCCGTCCTCCTGCGCACCGGCCTTGCAGCCGCCGTGCTCTGGCCCGTGGTGCTCTGGCGCCGCCTGCCGCTGCCGCGCAACGCCCGCACCTGGGGCGCGCTCCTGGTCATGGGCTGCCTCAACAACGCCATCCCCTTTTCGCTGATGGCCTGGGGGCAGCTGCACATCCCCACCGGGCTGACCTCGATCCTGAACGCCACCACAGCGATCTTCGGCGTCCTCGTCGCGGCACTGGTCTTTGCCGACGAACGGCTGACCGCGCGCAAGGCCACGGGCGTGGCCCTGGGTTTCGCCGGCGTCGTCACCGCCATCGGCCCGCAGGACCTGCTGAAGATCGACCCGGGCTCGCTGGCGCAACTGGCCGTGGTGGCGGGCACGCTGTCCTACGCCTGCGCCTCCGCCTGGGCGCGGGCGAGGCTCGGCAAGCTGCCGCCGCTGGTCAACGCCTGCGGCATGCTGACCGGCGCGACGCTGGTCATGGCCCCGCTCGCGCTCGCCGCCGAGGGCATCCCGGACCTCGCCCTCACCGCGAAAGGCTGGACCGGCGTGCTCTACTACGCGCTGGTGGCGACGGCCTTCGCTTACCTGCTCTACTACCGCGTGCTGGCCATGGCGGGCGCCGGGAACCTCCTGCTCGTCACCCTGCTGATCCCGCCCGTGGCCATCGTCCTCGGCGCATGGGCCCGGGACGAGACCCTGGCCCCCACCGCCTACGCCGGCCTCGGGCTTCTGGCGGCGGGGCTGATGGTGCTGGACGGCAGGGTCTTGGGGTTTGACGCGCCCTCGCGCCGCGCGTAA
- a CDS encoding ATPase, which produces MLYPTAQAWRDAPNKRVVLFAMSGLGKTHVSNILRQDGGWFHYSVDYRIGTRYMGEYIVDNAKRHAMQVPFLRDLLLSDSIYIGSNISFNNLTPVSTYLGKPGNPERGGLAMHEYVRRQAQFERAERLALLDTEYFIDRAQDLYGYPHFVCDTGGSICEWVDPEDADDPILTALSSVALMVWVRGSDAHTEDLIRRFDRAPKPMAYRPDFLASAWTRYLEETGKSEDRVDPDAFIRWTYAQALAHRQPLYESMANKWGITVDASDMSGVRTAADFEDVIAKALPA; this is translated from the coding sequence ATGCTCTACCCCACTGCCCAGGCCTGGCGCGACGCGCCGAACAAACGTGTCGTGTTGTTCGCCATGTCGGGCCTGGGCAAGACCCATGTGTCCAACATCCTGAGGCAGGACGGCGGCTGGTTCCACTACTCCGTCGACTACCGCATCGGCACCCGCTACATGGGCGAATACATCGTCGACAACGCCAAGCGGCACGCCATGCAGGTGCCCTTCCTGCGCGACCTCCTGCTGTCGGATTCGATCTACATCGGCTCCAACATCTCGTTCAACAACCTGACGCCGGTCTCCACCTACCTCGGCAAGCCCGGCAACCCGGAGCGCGGCGGCCTGGCCATGCACGAATACGTCCGCCGCCAGGCCCAGTTCGAACGCGCCGAACGGCTGGCGCTGCTGGACACCGAGTACTTCATCGACCGCGCCCAGGACCTCTACGGCTACCCGCACTTCGTCTGCGACACCGGCGGCTCGATCTGCGAATGGGTGGACCCGGAGGATGCCGATGACCCGATCCTGACCGCGCTCTCCTCGGTTGCGCTGATGGTCTGGGTCCGTGGCTCCGACGCCCATACCGAAGACCTCATCCGCCGCTTCGACCGCGCACCGAAACCCATGGCCTACCGCCCCGATTTCCTCGCCAGCGCCTGGACACGCTACCTCGAGGAAACCGGCAAGAGCGAAGACAGGGTCGACCCGGACGCCTTCATCCGCTGGACCTACGCGCAGGCCCTGGCCCACCGCCAGCCGCTCTACGAGAGCATGGCCAACAAATGGGGCATCACCGTCGACGCCTCCGACATGTCCGGCGTCCGCACCGCCGCCGATTTCGAGGATGTCATCGCAAAGGCGCTGCCCGCCTGA